The genomic DNA CCTTCCTATCTCCTAGCCCCTAGCCCCAACGCCCTAGCTATATGTTTTTTGAATTTGAATCTGACTTTGTAGATGCTTTGCGGTGCATTCCCATGCAGGTGCGCTATAAGTTAGACACTTGCGGTGTCAAACTTAAACTAAACGAATGGAATCACTTTACCAAAGAAGAACGCGAACTGCTGGTAGATCGACCCTGCACAACAGCGGCAGAAATTCAAGCTTATCGAGAAATGCTACATCTATTGATAAAAGAGCGCATGGGTACATCAGCAACTGATTTGCCAGTTGAGGAAAACCCAGCTTGGATGGATACAGCAAAAGTGCCTGTTACCGTGCGCGAAAAAGCACAAGAATTGGATGTCGCAATCACTTCAGAACAATGGGCAAATCTGCTACCTTTACAGCGATTTGCCCTGATTAAACTCAGTCGTTCCAATCACGAAAATAGCAATTTTTTACCCGCTCTCAAAGAATTTAATTTAGTTTGAGCGATCGGCAAAACCGATTCAATCGTAGGGTGGGTTAGGCACAGGCGATAAATTAAAAATTTTCAACCAACTATTAAATTCCCGTGCCGTAACCCACCATCACCCGAATCTGTAACAAAAAAGAACATTTTTCACCATAAACCTAGCTATATTAGCGATCGCAAACAGGTTCGAGAAGCACTGGTTGTCCAACCGAGATGGCTTGTTCGATAATATCGGCAGCTCGCTTGACTCCCCCTGCTTGACGAATTGCTTGCTTAATATTTAAAGCATTTTGCAAGTAAAAATCTTCCGTCATCACCCTTTGAATTGCATTTTTGAGTCTACGAACACTCAACTGAGTGACAGGAATTACTTCCCCAGTTCCCGTCCACTTAACTCGCGATCCGGTTCCTGGCTGCTCAAAGGTGATGGGAATAGCAACTAAAGGTACTCCATAGCTGAGCGAATCAAGTGTTGTATTCATTCCCCCGTGAGTAATGGTTAAACTAGCTTTGTCAAGCACTTCTAGCTGCGGAGCATATTCTACAACTAAGGGAGAACCGGGTAGTTTTTCTACTGCTTCTGCATTCATCCCGCCTCCGTGAGTAATTACCAATTGAACATCCAGTTTTTCGCAAGCCGC from Aerosakkonema funiforme FACHB-1375 includes the following:
- a CDS encoding nitrate reductase associated protein; protein product: MFFEFESDFVDALRCIPMQVRYKLDTCGVKLKLNEWNHFTKEERELLVDRPCTTAAEIQAYREMLHLLIKERMGTSATDLPVEENPAWMDTAKVPVTVREKAQELDVAITSEQWANLLPLQRFALIKLSRSNHENSNFLPALKEFNLV